The window CTCCCTGCAGTTCCTTGGAGCTATCTGAATAGCATTACCTGTAGCAGAGGGAAGCCTGAGAGGACATTGGATTTGTACTCTTCAGCCATTAAATGACTTCAAAAAGCTGTATTTCAACCCAGCTCAGTTGATTACCCACAAGAAAATCTTGCCCATGGTTTCTTAGTGCCTGTGTGATAGTGGAGAAGGAGAAGGTAGGCATAACCAGCATATAACTTAAAGCCACTATCATTTGGCAGAATGTCATCTAGAAGCTAAAGAACTTGGTTCTGGTCTTGTCTGTACACTGCCTAGTTTTTGAGCTCAAGCAGATCCCATCTTTCTTCTGGAAAGAACCTGGAAGACCTTAAATCCTCCAGATGGATTCTGAATGTAGGAAATGGCCTAAtctcatgtgctttttgtttcatttttctttcccctcccaGTGCCTACCCTGTGATCCTCTGTAGAATGATGTCACCTCTACATCCTGGACTTGCTGATCTTCTAGCCGCACATCCACAgtgtccttcctttcctcccaccATCTCGGGTGGGGTCCTTAGCCAAACTGTTCTTATGAAGGTGCTTTGTTTGCAGGGAGAACATCGTTCTCAGAGAGACCCACACCTCCTTTTTGTAAGCGAAGTATCTTCTAACAGGTTTGTCTGTCACTCATCGGTAACTTTGAAAAATATCGATGGATTCACAAAGCGAAAGATCGGAGTAGGAGAACATTAAGGTATGTTCTAGCCCTAAAAATCTCTGTGATTTTATGACACTCAGGCTTGGGCCCAGGAGTCAGAGAGACTTGTGTGTGGGCTCCAGCTTTATTAGTTGTATGCCATTACTTTGCTTTTTTAAGCTCCAGATGCCTCAATGGTATAATGAGGATAGCAGCAGTACCTCTTTCGTGGAATAGCAATGAAGATTAGGTAGAGGTAATGCCCTCAAAGGGATGTTTCATAAGTATCTAATAAAGGATAGTCATTGCTATGATTAGTAGTTGTCACGATATTGCCATGGTTATGATTTCTAACCAGGAGAGGAGTCTGTATACTTCACAGGGTTGAACAACAAAAACTTCTGTCATTGGAAATAGTGGTGTTACACATACATTTCATTGTCAACATTAGGAAGATTGTAAGATAAAAATAACTCATTATATACTGAACACAGATGAATATATTAACAAATACTTTTGAAGGAATTGATATGGAGAAAGCCTGGAGAGTAGAATACTCATGATTCTGAGCCATCTTGGCATAAGGGAACTGAAAACTCATTAAATACAATTTAAGGGAGAAGTACCACCAGGAAGTTAGGGCATTTGTAATCTATGCCAAATACATAAGTAGTAAACAATACGCATCACATGATTAGACTCTAAGATGGTTGATCATAAGTATATTTAAGTGCATGTATTAAATCTTTCACTTATAACCATTGTTTAATTCAGTTTTTACCAAATTCTACAaccttttcttcatctcttcccaTGTTTACTGATATTATAATGAATGTACCTGGAGGTCAAAAACACTGACAGCTTAAAAAGGCATCCCACCTTGGTGTCAGGGAGGGATGCCCTAACTATTCACTTATAGCTCATTTTATGCGACATTTTTCAGCTATTAAAAATGCAGAGCCAGAGAAAAAtagtgttttatttaaaaaacaattttttcttaacttttagaAAATTGCATAGGATTCTGCCAAGCCTTTGTGAACTTCCCTGAGCCCTGGTGCTATCCTGCATTTTCTAGAATCAATATCCATCCTTTTCCTCCAGGCTCACTTATTAGTGTGGGATCCCCTCACCCCACTCCTGTTTATGAGACTGTATTTCACCCCAGACT is drawn from Tamandua tetradactyla isolate mTamTet1 chromosome 5, mTamTet1.pri, whole genome shotgun sequence and contains these coding sequences:
- the TMEM14A gene encoding transmembrane protein 14A isoform X1, translated to MDLLGFGYAALVTFGSILGYKRRGGVPSLIAGLFVGFLAGYGAYRVSNDRRDIKVSLFVAFFLATIMGVRFKRSKKIMPAGLVAGLSAYPVILCRMMSPLHPGLADLLAAHPQCPSFPPTISGGVLSQTVLMKVLCLQGEHRSQRDPHLLFVSEVSSNRFVCHSSVTLKNIDGFTKRKIGVGEH